CCTCCTCGAATCAACCCACCTCAACCGTGACCGCCGGAGCGGACGCAAATGCGCTATCGCAGTCGACGCAGGAGTTCTCGAACACCATCAGCCGATGCTGGATGAGGCTTTTGAGGAAATTCCCCGCTGGATCATGCCCGTCGGGGAGAGGTCAAAATCCCTGAAAACGGCCGAAGATCTCCTTCAATTCCTGGCAACCCAAGGGATGGATCGTTCCTCCTTCCTGATCGCTATTGGAGGGGGCGTATTGGGCGACTTGGCTGGGTTTTGCGCATCGATCTATCTTCGCGGGATCGAATTTTATCAGATCCCCACAACTCTCCTCTCGATGGTGGACAGCTCCGTCGGCGGCAAAACGGGGGTAAATCTCCCCGCCGGCAAGAATCTGGCGGGGGCCTTCCAGCAACCACTGGGAGTTTCCGCTTGGCTGCCATTTCTTCGAACCCTTTCTATCCGCGAGTTTTCCGCGGGAATGGCGGAGGTCATCAAATACGGCCTCCTTGCCGATGAAGATCTCTTCCATCTGCTGGAGAAGAGCGGCACCATCACCGCAGATTCTCCGGTATTGGAGAATCTCGTCGCCCGCTGCTGCCAAATCAAAGCCGATATCGTTGCCGATGACGAACGCGAGCAAGCATCAGAGGGTGGTCGCGCCCTCCTCAACCTAGGCCACACTTTCGGCCATGCAATCGAGGCCATTGCCGGATACGGAGAATATCTCCATGGTGAAGCCGTGGCGATCGGCCTCCTCATGGCCGTACGCTATTCCGAAGAAACTGGTATCCTGTCCAAAGGAAATTTCGAGCGGGTCAAGAAACTGATCATTACCAACGGTCTTCCGGACCAGTTGCGGTCGCCCCTCGATACGGAGAGCCTTCTCACCGCGATGGCTCGCGACAAAAAGGTGCGCGAAGGCAAACTTCGTCTGATTGTCCTCGAGTCGATCGGAACATCCCGAGTCGTCGAGGCAGCTGACTCATTCCTACTTCGTGAACTCTGGCACGAGTTCGGCGCCCAAGGCTGACGGAGCTTTTTCCGTCAAAGCTCCATTTTCCAGCTATCTATTTTCTAAACGTTTTTCACAACCTCGGACCTTGCCGCGGAATTTGCTTTGAAGGGGATCTGCTCCTCCGAGCAAGCTCGCTCTAAATCCCTTTTCTATGAAGTTTATCGAATGGCTCCTGATCACTTTCTACATTGGATGTGGAACTGTGCTCTTCCTCTATGGTCTCAATTGCTACTGGCAAGTTTTCTTCTTTGTTCGCGGACAGCGCTTTCTCAAGAAGCAATCGGAGAAGGCCGATCGTCTCGCCGAAGAGATGTGGGCACACCCGGATTCCCTACCCATCGTCACAACCCAGATTC
The Puniceicoccus vermicola DNA segment above includes these coding regions:
- the aroB gene encoding 3-dehydroquinate synthase produces the protein MESLTVKLGDRSYPIRIGFELFESLLESTHLNRDRRSGRKCAIAVDAGVLEHHQPMLDEAFEEIPRWIMPVGERSKSLKTAEDLLQFLATQGMDRSSFLIAIGGGVLGDLAGFCASIYLRGIEFYQIPTTLLSMVDSSVGGKTGVNLPAGKNLAGAFQQPLGVSAWLPFLRTLSIREFSAGMAEVIKYGLLADEDLFHLLEKSGTITADSPVLENLVARCCQIKADIVADDEREQASEGGRALLNLGHTFGHAIEAIAGYGEYLHGEAVAIGLLMAVRYSEETGILSKGNFERVKKLIITNGLPDQLRSPLDTESLLTAMARDKKVREGKLRLIVLESIGTSRVVEAADSFLLRELWHEFGAQG